From Vigna radiata var. radiata cultivar VC1973A unplaced genomic scaffold, Vradiata_ver6 scaffold_190, whole genome shotgun sequence, one genomic window encodes:
- the LOC106779278 gene encoding histone-lysine N-methyltransferase SETD1B-like — protein sequence MSWFLGILFLSFICGSVSEVQDKDDRSAAVIGTVYCDTCSQQDFTPETPFISGAKVGVECKFGYSVPSFKEEVETDKHGEFKVKLPLKVWKHAQRIKGCTVKLINSSDSNCDVPSVSTSSSVSLITTKQEEHIFSAGFFSFKPIQKPSFCNQKQSVSNPSTLHENSAVDTAFPPLPFLPPIPFLPPIPFLPPIPFLPPIPFLPPIPFLPPNPFLPPNPFLPPSPPSPPQTPSPVQPPSTPLPSPSPSSPPTESPTPLPEPPASEPPSPLPEPPTSEPPSSLPEPPTSESPSSWQEPPSPSPSRSAPAVNYYTL from the exons ATGAGTTGGTTTCTTGGGATTTTGTTCCTCAGTTTCATATGTGGTAGTGTTTCAGAGGTTCAAGACAAAGATGACCGTTCTGCTGCTGTAATTGGTACTGTATACTGTGACACATGTTCTCAGCAAGATTTCACACCGGAAACGCCCTTCATTTCAG GTGCCAAAGTTGGTGTAGAATGCAAATTTGGGTATTCAGTACCAAGTTTCAAGGAAGAAGTGGAGACAGATAAACATGGTGAATTCAAAGTGAAGCTACCATTAAAAGTGTGGAAGCATGCACAGAGAATCAAAGGCTGCACTGTCAAACTCATTAATAGCAGTGACTCAAATTGTGATGTGCCCTCAGTTTCCACATCTTCTTCAGTCAGTCTCATTACAACAAAGCAAGAAGAACACATTTTCTCAGCTGGCTTCTTCTCATTCAAACCTATTCAAAAACCAAGCTTTTGCAACCAAAAACAAAGTGTTTCAAACCCTTCTACATTACATGAAAATTCAGCAGTAGATACCGCTTTCCCTCCCCTCCCATTCCTACCTCCAATCCCATTCCTACCTCCAATTCCCTTCCTACCTCCAATCCCATTCCTACCTCCAATTCCTTTCCTTCCTCCAATCCCATTCCTCCCTCCCAATCCATTTCTACCTCCAAACCCATTCCTACCTCCTAGCCCACCAAGCCCACCCCAAACTCCAAGTCCAGTGCAACCACCTTCAACTCCACTTCCATCTCCAAGTCCATCTTCACCACCTACCGAAAGTCCAACTCCATTGCCAGAACCTCCAGCTTCAGAACCTCCAAGTCCATTGCCAGAACCTCCAACTTCAGAACCTCCAAGTTCATTGCCAGAACCTCCAACTTCAGAATCTCCAAGTTCATGGCAAGAACCTCCAAGTCCATCTCCATCACGTAGTGCACCAGCAGTCAACTACTATACACTCTAA
- the LOC106779276 gene encoding 7-deoxyloganetin glucosyltransferase-like — translation MEKGESFASTSELDSDDNHHTYLIDSGQCSSFLAHHIQASPEVVWSADYRFDKATDLKIPSTMVVMLRSYLTFPPLSRDKHETSTIEWAVARNDNGFVPLPLPVQGHINPLFRLAKLLHLRGFHITFVHTDYNYKRLLNSRALKALHVLPDFHFETIPDGLPLTHDAANVTQDIVSLGKSVRENFLLPFLELLVKLNDSAIAGLIPPVTGLVSDFCLTFTTQAAQELALLILLFSPSSATCLLCGVNFRTLSHKGLIPLKDESYLTNRYLDTKLDWIPGLKNFRLKDLPDFIRTTDPNNFMLKYVIDIAENVLKVSAIVINTSDELESEALRAFSSMIPSVYPIGPFPSFLNQSPESHLESLGSNLWKEDTECLEWLKSKEPNSAVYVNFGSITIMTPEKLLEFAWGLANSKRPFLWIIRPDLVIGGSMILSSEFANEISDRGLIASWCPQEQVLNHPSIGGFLTHCGWNSTFESVCAGVPMLCWQVSTDQPINCRSICSEWGIGIEINTDVKRKEVEKNVNELMSGEKGKEMRQKVMQLKKKVEEETRSSGLSYMNLDKVISEVFLKQT, via the exons ATGGAGAAAGGCGAGAGCTTCGCCTCCACATCGGAGCTAGACTCCGACGACAACCACCACACCTACCTCATCGACTCGGGCCAGTGCTCCTCCTTCCTTGCCCACCACATCCAGGCTTCACCTGAAGTCGTTTGGTCCGCCGACTACCGCTTCGACAAAGCCACAGATCTAAAGATCCCTTCCACCATGGTGGTAATGTTAAGGTCATATCTGACCTTCCCTCCGCTGTCAAG GGACAAACACGAAACAAGCACAATCGAATGGGCGGTGGCTAGGAATGACAATGG TTTTGTCCCTCTACCATTGCCAGTTCAAGGCCATATCAACCCTTTATTCAGACTAGCAAAGTTACTTCATCTCAGAGGCTTTCACATTACCTTTGTCCATACTGACTACAACTACAAACGCTTGCTCAATTCAAGGGCTCTTAAGGCCCTTCATGTTCTTCCAGATTTTCATTTTGAGACAATCCCAGATGGTCTTCCTCTCACACATGATGCTGCTAATGTCACTCAGGACATAGTGTCCCTTGGTAAATCTGTCAGAGAGAACTTTCTCCTACCCTTCCTTGAACTTCTTGTTAAACTCAATGATTCTGCCATTGCTGGCCTTATACCTCCAGTTACAGGCTTGGTTTCTgatttttgtttgacttttacTACACAAGCTGCTCAAGAACTAGCACTCCTTATTCTTCTATTTTCACCTTCCAGTGCCACTTGCTTGTTGTGTGGTGTGAACTTCCGTACTCTTTCTCATAAAGGTCTAATACCACTCAAAG ATGAGAGTTATTTGACAAATAGGTATTTGGACACCAAACTAGACTGGATTCCAGGTTTGAAAAACTTCAGACTGAAGGACCTCCCTGACTTCATAAGGACAACAGATCCAAATAactttatgttaaaatatgtgATTGATATAGCAGAAAATGTGCTCAAAGTTTCTGCTATTGTTATAAATACTTCTGATGAACTTGAGAGTGAAGCATTGAGGGCTTTCTCTTCTATGATCCCTTCTGTTTACCCCATTGGCCCTTTCCCTTCATTTTTGAATCAAAGTCCAGAGAGTCACTTGGAATCTTTAGGTTCCAATCTTTGGAAGGAAGATACTGAGTGCCTTGAATGGCTTAAATCCAAGGAACCTAATTCTGCTGTTTATGTGAATTTTGGTAGCATCACGATTATGACTCCGGAGAAACTTTTGGAGTTTGCTTGGGGTTTGGCCAACAGCAAGAGACCCTTTTTATGGATCATTAGGCCTGACCTTGTCATTGGCGGTTCAATGATTTTGTCATCTGAGTTTGCGAATGAAATTTCAGATAGAGGCCTAATTGCAAGCTGGTGTCCACAAGAGCAAGTGCTAAATCACCCTTCAATTGGTGGATTCTTGACTCATTGTGGATGGAACTCAACATTTGAAAGCGTTTGTGCTGGTGTGCCCATGTTGTGTTGGCAAGTTTCTACTGATCAGCCAATAAACTGCAGAAGTATTTGCAGTGAATGGGGCATTGGAATTGAAATTAACACTGATGTGAAGAGAAAAGAGGTGGAGAAAAATGTGAATGAATTGATGTCAGGAGAGAAAGGAAAGGAGATGAGGCAAAAGGTCATGCAGTTGAAGAAGAAGGTGGAAGAGGAGACTAGATCTAGTGGTCTTTCATACATGAACTTGGACAAAGTGATTAGTGAAGTCTTCCTCAAACAAACTTAG